The Oncorhynchus kisutch isolate 150728-3 linkage group LG20, Okis_V2, whole genome shotgun sequence genome has a segment encoding these proteins:
- the LOC109865476 gene encoding G-protein coupled estrogen receptor 1 isoform X3 codes for MEERAYMDYPVVFYSNVTEQLNGSSATSGLAGEEPDPYQHYTISVFLSCLYTIFLFPVGFIGNVLILAVNLSHRGRMTAPDLYFVNLAAADLVLVADSLIEVFNLSEHYYDMAALCTFMALFLQVNMYSSVFFLTWMSFDRFVVLAGSMSLGRSMPRARLTCCLIWVTSALLTLLPFTVAQVQHVGELHFCFANVSQIQWLEVTLGFLLPFCVLGLCYWRIALVLVSAQREHSGLQRRPQKRKALRMISAAVLVFFACWLPQNMFVSVHLLRGDVDETLWHDYPLTAHMVNLAAFSNSCLNPLVYSFLGETFQDKLRSFIKENISWAKLDSSCWSS; via the coding sequence ATGGAGGAGCGCGCGTACATGGACTATCCCGTTGTGTTTTATAGCAACGTCACAGAGCAGTTGAATGGCTCCTCAGCCACCTCTGGGCTGGCAGGAGAGGAACCTGACCCCTACCAGCATTACACCATCAGCGTCTTCCTCTCCTGCCTCTACACAATCTTCCTTTTCCCCGTGGGCTTCATCGGGAACGTCCTCATCCTGGCCGTCAACCTGAGCCACAGGGGCCGCATGACCGCCCCCGACCTTTACTTTGTCAACCTGGCGGCTGCCGACTTGGTCCTGGTGGCTGACTCCCTGATCGAGGTGTTCAACCTTAGCGAGCACTACTATGACATGGCTGCCCTGTGCACCTTCATGGCCCTGTTCCTGCAGGTCAACATGTACAGCAGCGTCTTCTTCCTGACCTGGATGAGCTTTGACCGGTTTGTGGTGCTGGCGGGCTCAATGAGTCTGGGCAGAAGCATGCCCCGGGCCCGTCTGACCTGCTGCCTGATCTGGGTGACCTCCGCCCTGCTCACCCTGCTGCCCTTCACCGTGGCCCAGGTGCAGCACGTTGGGGAGCTCCACTTCTGCTTTGCGAACGTATCCCAGATCCAGTGGCTGGAGGTTACGCTGGGCTTCCTGCTTCCCTTCTGCGTGCTGGGCCTCTGCTACTGGAGGATCGCCCTGGTTCTGGTGAGCGCTCAAAGGGAGCACAGTGGGCTGCAGCGGCGGCCACAGAAGCGGAAGGCTTTGAGGATGATTTCTGCGGCCGTGTTGGTGTTCTTTGCCTGCTGGTTACCGCAGAACATGTTTGTCAGTGTGCACCTGCTTAGAGGCGATGTGGATGAAACGCTGTGGCATGACTACCCTCTGACGGCCCACATGGTCAACCTGGCTGCCTTTTCCAACAGCTGTCTCAACCCCCTGGTATACAGCTTCCTGGGGGAGACCTTCCAGGACAAGCTAAGGAGCTTCATCAAGGAAAACATCAGCTGGGCCAAGTTAGACAGCTCCTGCTGGAGTAGCTAG
- the LOC109865476 gene encoding uncharacterized protein LOC109865476 isoform X1, which yields MANQTDFLPQIEMSTDMQPFNTTSTSSPFNTSDFIAKIAANDLTSRANYVYALCAVLGLASACILLYAFIRSYRAQRYLAWLDSLLWAFSSSQLLLLLLSLSSVAHRPSYLVTTHIGCAALAFTVNMASLCGLLLLVFMGYALTFDTPTHTLLKRAGVCVALVLLVSILCSLVLARLRGPSKELHLEGICIIDPTEAGRSYAMAKLCLGCLIPYLLLLGLLTGGCVRQWKSSSRFLSGSEEGPVFLAVAVVIFVCQLFHGIVLVRGAGMQQAGDLSYHERAFMHVSEFVMFSGSCVCLVLVLLLHRPCRESLLEVTRQLRDCCRGLGGRQTHRHIMAPHIEIADTQDYNP from the coding sequence GCAAATCAAACAGACTTTCTGCCCCAGATTGAGATGAGCACCGACATGCAACCCTTCAACACCACCTCAACATCCAGCCCCTTCAACACCTCAGACTTCATTGCCAAAATCGCAGCCAACGACCTGACATCCAGGGCCAACTACGTCTATGCGCTCTGTGCCGTGCTGGGCTTGGCCTCGGCGTGCATTCTACTCTACGCCTTCATTCGGTCCTACAGAGCCCAGAGGTACCTGGCCTGGCTGGACTCCCTGCTCTGGGCCTTTTCCAGCTCCCAGCTCCTTCtcttgctcctctccctctcttccgtAGCACACCGGCCCAGCTACCTGGTGACCACACACATCGGCTGTGCTGCGCTCGCCTTCACCGTCAACATGGCATCCCTCTGCGGGCTGTTGCTCCTGGTGTTCATGGGATACGCCCTGACCTTCgacaccccaactcacaccctgctgAAGAGGGCTGGGGTCTGTGTGGCTCTGGTGCTTCTGGTTTCTATCCTGTGCTCCTTGGTGCTGGCCAGACTCAGAGGCCCCTCCAAGGAACTGCATTTGGAGGGCATATGTATTATAGACCCAACTGAGGCAGGAAGGTCTTATGCCATGGCGAAGCTTTGTCTGGGGTGCCTaattccctacctcctccttctGGGGCTCCTGACAGGCGGCTGCGTCCGCCAATGGAAATCCAGCAGCCGGTTCCTCTCCGGATCAGAGGAAGGTCCGGTGTTCCTGGCAGTGGCTGTGGTGATATTTGTATGTCAGCTATTCCATGGCATTGTGCTGGTAAGGGGGGCAGGGATGCAGCAGGCTGGTGATCTCAGCTACCACGAGAGGGCGTTCATGCACGTGTCCGAGTTTGTGATGTTCTCTGGGagttgtgtgtgtctagtgttAGTGCTCCTGCTGCATAGGCCGTGCAGGGAAAGCCTTCTGGAGGTGACCAGGCAACTCCGCGACTGCTGCCGGGGCCTGGGGGGCCGACAGACCCACAGACACATCATGGCCCCCCATATTGAGATCGCTGACACTCAGGACTATAACCCTTAG
- the lg20h8orf33 gene encoding UPF0488 protein C8orf33 homolog isoform X2, with protein MCLYLCQCFGADFEPRVNDTAQGEQNQQSRTEKQLWVRSENSFTFNFFPDGAPAAQGAETALSDVKHQFAGLQTKTSTASTEQGSGFAFNFQIPVSIPGEMEKEIGTPVPSGAVALKEPKEEKPQGQNAQQVIKAPEPTTSSKAKKNKKSGHKKIASEGQQKQMTNLTDTEGTHGEDGTMLTTEQQLKRELDWCIEQLELGMATLKATPKQKEEASRALKTLRSSKAPLAKKRQVMRAMSGDYRKKMEEEKHKQFKLIHAAMTSAQVKVVADPAKKSIFHRKAEGRTETLPLKLNAKSQQENLQAQTPNTSVLNQENSTFVFTPANEEFCFNFL; from the exons ATGTGCTTGTATTTGTGTCAATGTTTTGGAGCAGACTTTGAGCCTCGGGTGAATGACACTGCCCAAGGTGAACAGAACCAACAAAGCAGAACAGAGAAACAACTCTGGGTACGCAGTGAAAACTCTTTCACTTTCAACTTCTTCCCTGATGGTGCACCAGCAGCACAGGGGGCAGAAACTGCCCTTTCAGATGTGAAACACCAGTTTGCAGGATTACAGACAAAAACATCCACCGCTTCTACAGAACAGGGTTCTGGTTTTGCATTCAACTTCCAAATCCCTGTTAGTATACcaggggagatggagaaagaaatTGGCACACCAGTACCCTCAGGGGCTGTAGCCCTGAAAGAGCCCAAAGAGGAAAAGCCTCAGGGCCAGAACGCTCAACAAGTAATTAAAGCACCTGAGCCAACCACATCTTCTAAAGCCAAGAAAAATAAGAAATCTGGTCATAAGAAAATTGCCAGCGAAGGACAGCAAAAACAGATGACAAACTTGACAGACACAGAAGGGACTCATGGGGAGGATGGCACAATGCTG ACTACAGAACAGCAGCTGAAAAGAGAGCTGGACTGGTGCATTGAGCAGCTGGAGTTGGGCATGGCTACTCTGAAGGCTACGCCAAAACAGA AGGAGGAGGCCTCTCGTGCCCTTAAGACGCTGCGCAGCTCCAAAGCCCCCCTGGCAAAGAAGAGGCAGGTGATGAGGGCCATGTCTGGGGACTACAggaagaagatggaggaggagaagcacaAGCAGTTCAAATTGATTCATGCTG CGATGACATCGGCTCAGGTCAAAGTAGTGGCAGACCCTGCTAAGAAGTCTATTTTCCACAGAAAAGCGGAAGGTAGAACAGAGACTCTACCCTTAAAATTAAATGCAAAGAGTCAACAAGAGAATTTACAGGCACAGACTCCAAACACAAGTGTGCTGAACCAGGAGAACTCAACTTTTGTCTTCACTCCTGCTAATGAAGAGTTCTGCTTTAACTTCCTCTGA
- the LOC109865476 gene encoding uncharacterized protein LOC109865476 isoform X2: MSTDMQPFNTTSTSSPFNTSDFIAKIAANDLTSRANYVYALCAVLGLASACILLYAFIRSYRAQRYLAWLDSLLWAFSSSQLLLLLLSLSSVAHRPSYLVTTHIGCAALAFTVNMASLCGLLLLVFMGYALTFDTPTHTLLKRAGVCVALVLLVSILCSLVLARLRGPSKELHLEGICIIDPTEAGRSYAMAKLCLGCLIPYLLLLGLLTGGCVRQWKSSSRFLSGSEEGPVFLAVAVVIFVCQLFHGIVLVRGAGMQQAGDLSYHERAFMHVSEFVMFSGSCVCLVLVLLLHRPCRESLLEVTRQLRDCCRGLGGRQTHRHIMAPHIEIADTQDYNP; the protein is encoded by the coding sequence ATGAGCACCGACATGCAACCCTTCAACACCACCTCAACATCCAGCCCCTTCAACACCTCAGACTTCATTGCCAAAATCGCAGCCAACGACCTGACATCCAGGGCCAACTACGTCTATGCGCTCTGTGCCGTGCTGGGCTTGGCCTCGGCGTGCATTCTACTCTACGCCTTCATTCGGTCCTACAGAGCCCAGAGGTACCTGGCCTGGCTGGACTCCCTGCTCTGGGCCTTTTCCAGCTCCCAGCTCCTTCtcttgctcctctccctctcttccgtAGCACACCGGCCCAGCTACCTGGTGACCACACACATCGGCTGTGCTGCGCTCGCCTTCACCGTCAACATGGCATCCCTCTGCGGGCTGTTGCTCCTGGTGTTCATGGGATACGCCCTGACCTTCgacaccccaactcacaccctgctgAAGAGGGCTGGGGTCTGTGTGGCTCTGGTGCTTCTGGTTTCTATCCTGTGCTCCTTGGTGCTGGCCAGACTCAGAGGCCCCTCCAAGGAACTGCATTTGGAGGGCATATGTATTATAGACCCAACTGAGGCAGGAAGGTCTTATGCCATGGCGAAGCTTTGTCTGGGGTGCCTaattccctacctcctccttctGGGGCTCCTGACAGGCGGCTGCGTCCGCCAATGGAAATCCAGCAGCCGGTTCCTCTCCGGATCAGAGGAAGGTCCGGTGTTCCTGGCAGTGGCTGTGGTGATATTTGTATGTCAGCTATTCCATGGCATTGTGCTGGTAAGGGGGGCAGGGATGCAGCAGGCTGGTGATCTCAGCTACCACGAGAGGGCGTTCATGCACGTGTCCGAGTTTGTGATGTTCTCTGGGagttgtgtgtgtctagtgttAGTGCTCCTGCTGCATAGGCCGTGCAGGGAAAGCCTTCTGGAGGTGACCAGGCAACTCCGCGACTGCTGCCGGGGCCTGGGGGGCCGACAGACCCACAGACACATCATGGCCCCCCATATTGAGATCGCTGACACTCAGGACTATAACCCTTAG
- the anks3 gene encoding ankyrin repeat and SAM domain-containing protein 3 isoform X1 — MSELSDEASESEQFGVSLSLWLGDINTLVRPEELDVPLDLHTACSIGQYDVVSECIKKGEVNLDSKNIGGWTPLMYSSYIGHDNIANLLLEAGVNVNATTGKGLTPLMLAASCGNESIAYFLIQQGAELELKDSRGWTALYHCTSTGHQQMVKFLLDSNANVNVREPGSGFTPLMEAAASGHEIIVQCLLDHGVKVDERNAKGETARALAMMYGHTKIASLIDMRSPKAKAGHFEDLSSSEDSDSSAPPRLSRLSRSRAKGPSIHDGPQAIAKFRVGGPSKHSEPAVAPPGYIAFRDVGEQSEGMCFRDVTSPINELDGQSNSSRDESPFFDNDMPTMRSSSSSSEGLPRVIGLSREGSLESNEDSDQAKKSCSRRANKGHHGKGKGRHGSSSETVQPGGPGNCGMRSPVGGRPNYAGPKDLAEFLEQIGFSKYLPLLEEQDIDLRIFLTLTENDLKEVGITLFGPKRKMTSAIARWHSSARPPSDALEQAYADQLEAEMQEMAIQLHKRCEEVEGLQGQMSQEKELRTVMEGCLMEYKMAWRKVHTELVDNHRLAQDMNAVLEKARACRCELLSRLSADGNGSPYHGDGKLKGDTGGKGGEGLKSTSISELMTTLDSYEEELGETLQAVLQNLRRLSVPEKVTDSWEQP; from the exons ATGTCGGAGTTGAGCGACGAGGCGAGTGAATCGGAGCAGTTTGGTGTCAGTCTCTCCCTGTGGCTAGGGGACATTAACACTTTAGTACGACCTGAGGAATTGGATGTTCCCCTCGACCTCCACACCGCCTGCTCTATTGGCCAGTATGATGTGGTATCAGAGTGTATTAAAAA AGGGGAGGTGAATTTGGACAGCAAGAACATTGGTGGCTGGACTCCCCTGATGTATTCCTCATATATTGGGCATGACAACATTGCTAATCTTTTGCTGGAGGCTGGAGTGAATGTTAATGCCACCACTGGCAAAGGTCTGACACCCCTTATGCTGGCAGCGAGCTGTGGGAATGAAAGCATTGCATACTTCCTTATACAG CAAGGTGCTGAATTGGAGCTGAAGGACTCTCGAGGCTGGACAGCCCTGTACCACTGCACCAGCACTGGCCACCAGCAGATGGTCAAGTTCCTGTTGGATAGCAATGCCAATGTCAATGTGAG AGAGCCAGGGTCTGGCTTCACTCCGCTGATGGAGGCTGCTGCTTCTGGACATGAAATCATTGTACAATGCCTCCTTGACCAT GGTGTCAAAGTAGATGAGCGGAACGCCAAAGGAGAGACCGCCCGTGCCCTCGCTATGATGTACGGCCACACAAAGATCGCCAGCCTCATTGACATGCGCTCTCCTAAAGCCAAAGCAG GACACTTTGAGGACCTGAGCTCGTCGGAGGACTCTGACAGCAGTGCTCCCCCCAGACTGAGTCGCTTGAGTCGCAGCCGAGCCAAGGGCCCCAGCATCCACGATGGGCCTCAAGCCATCGCCAAATtcagagtgggaggccccagcaAACACTCAG AGCCAGCGGTTGCGCCCCCGGGATACATTGCATTCCGTGATGTCGGGGAGCAGAGTGAGGGCATGTGTTTCCGTGACGTCACCTCGCCTATCAACGAGCTGGACGGTCAGAGCAACAGCAGCAGAG ATGAGAGCCCCTTCTTTGATAATGACATGCCCACCATGaggagcagcagtagcagcagcgagGGACTTCCCCGTGTGATCGGACTTAGCCGGGAGGGCTCGCTGGAGAGTAACGAG GACTCGGATCAGGCTAAAAAGAGCTGCTCCCGCCGCGCAAACAAGGGTCATCACGGTAAAGGCAAGGGTCGCCATGGTAGCAGCAGTGAAACGGTGCAGCCCGGTGGCCCAGGGAACTGTGGGATGCGCTCGCCTGTAGGTGGTCGTCCCAACTATGCAGGTCCCAAG GATCTGGCTGAGTTCCTGGAGCAGATTGGCTTTTCTAAGTACCTCCCCCTGTTGGAGGAACAGGACATTGACCTAAGGATATTCCTCACCCTCACAGAGAATGACCTTAAGGAAGTGGGAATCAC GCTTTTTGGACCCAAGCGCAAGATGACCTCAGCGATTGCACGTTGGCACAGTAGTGCCCGGCCACCTAGTGATGCTCTGGAGCAGGCCTACGCTGACCAGCTGGAGGCTGAGATGCAGGAGATGGCCATTCAGCTACATAAG CGGTGTGAGGAGGTGGAGGGCCTGCAGGGCCAGATGTCTCAGGAGAAAGAATTGCGCACAGTGATGGAGGGATGCCTGATGGAGTACAAGATGGCCTGGAGGAAGGTGCACACAGAGCTGGTAGACAACCACAGGCTGGCCCAGGACATGAATGCCGTGCTAGAAAAGGCCCGCGCCTGCCGCTGCGAGCTCCTGTCTCGCCTCAGTGCCGACGGCAACGGCAGTCCTTACCACGGCGACGGAAAACTGAAAGGCGATACTGGTGGAAAAG GTGGAGAAGGCTTGAAGTCCACCAGTATCTCGGAGTTAATGACAACACTGGATTCGTATGAAGAGGAGCTAG GGGAGACCCTCCAGGCTGTCCTGCAGAACCTGAGAAGACTGAGTGTCCCAGAGAAGGTCACAGACAGCTGGGAACAGCCTTAG
- the lg20h8orf33 gene encoding UPF0488 protein C8orf33 homolog isoform X1, which yields MTEHKTLVIDFEPRVNDTAQGEQNQQSRTEKQLWVRSENSFTFNFFPDGAPAAQGAETALSDVKHQFAGLQTKTSTASTEQGSGFAFNFQIPVSIPGEMEKEIGTPVPSGAVALKEPKEEKPQGQNAQQVIKAPEPTTSSKAKKNKKSGHKKIASEGQQKQMTNLTDTEGTHGEDGTMLTTEQQLKRELDWCIEQLELGMATLKATPKQKEEASRALKTLRSSKAPLAKKRQVMRAMSGDYRKKMEEEKHKQFKLIHAAMTSAQVKVVADPAKKSIFHRKAEGRTETLPLKLNAKSQQENLQAQTPNTSVLNQENSTFVFTPANEEFCFNFL from the exons ATGACAGAGCATAAGACACTGGTCATAG ACTTTGAGCCTCGGGTGAATGACACTGCCCAAGGTGAACAGAACCAACAAAGCAGAACAGAGAAACAACTCTGGGTACGCAGTGAAAACTCTTTCACTTTCAACTTCTTCCCTGATGGTGCACCAGCAGCACAGGGGGCAGAAACTGCCCTTTCAGATGTGAAACACCAGTTTGCAGGATTACAGACAAAAACATCCACCGCTTCTACAGAACAGGGTTCTGGTTTTGCATTCAACTTCCAAATCCCTGTTAGTATACcaggggagatggagaaagaaatTGGCACACCAGTACCCTCAGGGGCTGTAGCCCTGAAAGAGCCCAAAGAGGAAAAGCCTCAGGGCCAGAACGCTCAACAAGTAATTAAAGCACCTGAGCCAACCACATCTTCTAAAGCCAAGAAAAATAAGAAATCTGGTCATAAGAAAATTGCCAGCGAAGGACAGCAAAAACAGATGACAAACTTGACAGACACAGAAGGGACTCATGGGGAGGATGGCACAATGCTG ACTACAGAACAGCAGCTGAAAAGAGAGCTGGACTGGTGCATTGAGCAGCTGGAGTTGGGCATGGCTACTCTGAAGGCTACGCCAAAACAGA AGGAGGAGGCCTCTCGTGCCCTTAAGACGCTGCGCAGCTCCAAAGCCCCCCTGGCAAAGAAGAGGCAGGTGATGAGGGCCATGTCTGGGGACTACAggaagaagatggaggaggagaagcacaAGCAGTTCAAATTGATTCATGCTG CGATGACATCGGCTCAGGTCAAAGTAGTGGCAGACCCTGCTAAGAAGTCTATTTTCCACAGAAAAGCGGAAGGTAGAACAGAGACTCTACCCTTAAAATTAAATGCAAAGAGTCAACAAGAGAATTTACAGGCACAGACTCCAAACACAAGTGTGCTGAACCAGGAGAACTCAACTTTTGTCTTCACTCCTGCTAATGAAGAGTTCTGCTTTAACTTCCTCTGA
- the anks3 gene encoding ankyrin repeat and SAM domain-containing protein 3 isoform X2 → MSELSDEASESEQFGVSLSLWLGDINTLVRPEELDVPLDLHTACSIGQYDVVSECIKKGEVNLDSKNIGGWTPLMYSSYIGHDNIANLLLEAGVNVNATTGKGLTPLMLAASCGNESIAYFLIQQGAELELKDSRGWTALYHCTSTGHQQMVKFLLDSNANVNVREPGSGFTPLMEAAASGHEIIVQCLLDHGVKVDERNAKGETARALAMMYGHTKIASLIDMRSPKAKAGHFEDLSSSEDSDSSAPPRLSRLSRSRAKGPSIHDGPQAIAKFRVGGPSKHSEPAVAPPGYIAFRDVGEQSEGMCFRDVTSPINELDGQSNSSRDESPFFDNDMPTMRSSSSSSEGLPRVIGLSREGSLESNEDSDQAKKSCSRRANKGHHGKGKGRHGSSSETVQPGGPGNCGMRSPDLAEFLEQIGFSKYLPLLEEQDIDLRIFLTLTENDLKEVGITLFGPKRKMTSAIARWHSSARPPSDALEQAYADQLEAEMQEMAIQLHKRCEEVEGLQGQMSQEKELRTVMEGCLMEYKMAWRKVHTELVDNHRLAQDMNAVLEKARACRCELLSRLSADGNGSPYHGDGKLKGDTGGKGGEGLKSTSISELMTTLDSYEEELGETLQAVLQNLRRLSVPEKVTDSWEQP, encoded by the exons ATGTCGGAGTTGAGCGACGAGGCGAGTGAATCGGAGCAGTTTGGTGTCAGTCTCTCCCTGTGGCTAGGGGACATTAACACTTTAGTACGACCTGAGGAATTGGATGTTCCCCTCGACCTCCACACCGCCTGCTCTATTGGCCAGTATGATGTGGTATCAGAGTGTATTAAAAA AGGGGAGGTGAATTTGGACAGCAAGAACATTGGTGGCTGGACTCCCCTGATGTATTCCTCATATATTGGGCATGACAACATTGCTAATCTTTTGCTGGAGGCTGGAGTGAATGTTAATGCCACCACTGGCAAAGGTCTGACACCCCTTATGCTGGCAGCGAGCTGTGGGAATGAAAGCATTGCATACTTCCTTATACAG CAAGGTGCTGAATTGGAGCTGAAGGACTCTCGAGGCTGGACAGCCCTGTACCACTGCACCAGCACTGGCCACCAGCAGATGGTCAAGTTCCTGTTGGATAGCAATGCCAATGTCAATGTGAG AGAGCCAGGGTCTGGCTTCACTCCGCTGATGGAGGCTGCTGCTTCTGGACATGAAATCATTGTACAATGCCTCCTTGACCAT GGTGTCAAAGTAGATGAGCGGAACGCCAAAGGAGAGACCGCCCGTGCCCTCGCTATGATGTACGGCCACACAAAGATCGCCAGCCTCATTGACATGCGCTCTCCTAAAGCCAAAGCAG GACACTTTGAGGACCTGAGCTCGTCGGAGGACTCTGACAGCAGTGCTCCCCCCAGACTGAGTCGCTTGAGTCGCAGCCGAGCCAAGGGCCCCAGCATCCACGATGGGCCTCAAGCCATCGCCAAATtcagagtgggaggccccagcaAACACTCAG AGCCAGCGGTTGCGCCCCCGGGATACATTGCATTCCGTGATGTCGGGGAGCAGAGTGAGGGCATGTGTTTCCGTGACGTCACCTCGCCTATCAACGAGCTGGACGGTCAGAGCAACAGCAGCAGAG ATGAGAGCCCCTTCTTTGATAATGACATGCCCACCATGaggagcagcagtagcagcagcgagGGACTTCCCCGTGTGATCGGACTTAGCCGGGAGGGCTCGCTGGAGAGTAACGAG GACTCGGATCAGGCTAAAAAGAGCTGCTCCCGCCGCGCAAACAAGGGTCATCACGGTAAAGGCAAGGGTCGCCATGGTAGCAGCAGTGAAACGGTGCAGCCCGGTGGCCCAGGGAACTGTGGGATGCGCTCGCCT GATCTGGCTGAGTTCCTGGAGCAGATTGGCTTTTCTAAGTACCTCCCCCTGTTGGAGGAACAGGACATTGACCTAAGGATATTCCTCACCCTCACAGAGAATGACCTTAAGGAAGTGGGAATCAC GCTTTTTGGACCCAAGCGCAAGATGACCTCAGCGATTGCACGTTGGCACAGTAGTGCCCGGCCACCTAGTGATGCTCTGGAGCAGGCCTACGCTGACCAGCTGGAGGCTGAGATGCAGGAGATGGCCATTCAGCTACATAAG CGGTGTGAGGAGGTGGAGGGCCTGCAGGGCCAGATGTCTCAGGAGAAAGAATTGCGCACAGTGATGGAGGGATGCCTGATGGAGTACAAGATGGCCTGGAGGAAGGTGCACACAGAGCTGGTAGACAACCACAGGCTGGCCCAGGACATGAATGCCGTGCTAGAAAAGGCCCGCGCCTGCCGCTGCGAGCTCCTGTCTCGCCTCAGTGCCGACGGCAACGGCAGTCCTTACCACGGCGACGGAAAACTGAAAGGCGATACTGGTGGAAAAG GTGGAGAAGGCTTGAAGTCCACCAGTATCTCGGAGTTAATGACAACACTGGATTCGTATGAAGAGGAGCTAG GGGAGACCCTCCAGGCTGTCCTGCAGAACCTGAGAAGACTGAGTGTCCCAGAGAAGGTCACAGACAGCTGGGAACAGCCTTAG
- the h3f3d gene encoding H3 histone, family 3D, which produces MARTKQTARKSTGGKAPRKQLATKAARKSAPSTGGVKKPHRYRPGTVALREIRRYQKSTELLIRKLPFQRLVREIAQDFKTDLRFQSAAIGALQEASEAYLVGLFEDTNLCAIHAKRVTIMPKDIQLARRIRGERA; this is translated from the exons ATGGCACGTACTAAGCAGACCGCCCGTAAATCCACTGGCGGAAAAGCGCCCAGGAAACAGCTGGCCACCAAGGCTGCAAGGAAAAGCGCACCATCTACTGGCGGTGTGAAGAAGCCTCACAGATACAG GCCGGGTACAGTGGCTTTGAGAGAGATCCGTAGGTACCAGAAATCCACTGAGCTGCTGATCAGGAAGCTGCCCTTCCAGCGTCTGGTCCGTGAAATTGCCCAGGACTTCAAGACTGACCTCCGCTTCCAGAGTGCAGCCATTGGTGCTCTGCAG GAAGCCAGTGAAGCATACCTTGTTGGCCTGTTTGAGGACACCAACCTGTGTGCCATCCATGCCAAGAGGGTCACAATCATGCCCAAAGACATTCAGCTGGCCAGGCGAATCCGAGGCGAGCGTGCATAA
- the lg20h8orf33 gene encoding UPF0488 protein C8orf33 homolog isoform X3: MEKEIGTPVPSGAVALKEPKEEKPQGQNAQQVIKAPEPTTSSKAKKNKKSGHKKIASEGQQKQMTNLTDTEGTHGEDGTMLTTEQQLKRELDWCIEQLELGMATLKATPKQKEEASRALKTLRSSKAPLAKKRQVMRAMSGDYRKKMEEEKHKQFKLIHAAMTSAQVKVVADPAKKSIFHRKAEGRTETLPLKLNAKSQQENLQAQTPNTSVLNQENSTFVFTPANEEFCFNFL, encoded by the exons atggagaaagaaatTGGCACACCAGTACCCTCAGGGGCTGTAGCCCTGAAAGAGCCCAAAGAGGAAAAGCCTCAGGGCCAGAACGCTCAACAAGTAATTAAAGCACCTGAGCCAACCACATCTTCTAAAGCCAAGAAAAATAAGAAATCTGGTCATAAGAAAATTGCCAGCGAAGGACAGCAAAAACAGATGACAAACTTGACAGACACAGAAGGGACTCATGGGGAGGATGGCACAATGCTG ACTACAGAACAGCAGCTGAAAAGAGAGCTGGACTGGTGCATTGAGCAGCTGGAGTTGGGCATGGCTACTCTGAAGGCTACGCCAAAACAGA AGGAGGAGGCCTCTCGTGCCCTTAAGACGCTGCGCAGCTCCAAAGCCCCCCTGGCAAAGAAGAGGCAGGTGATGAGGGCCATGTCTGGGGACTACAggaagaagatggaggaggagaagcacaAGCAGTTCAAATTGATTCATGCTG CGATGACATCGGCTCAGGTCAAAGTAGTGGCAGACCCTGCTAAGAAGTCTATTTTCCACAGAAAAGCGGAAGGTAGAACAGAGACTCTACCCTTAAAATTAAATGCAAAGAGTCAACAAGAGAATTTACAGGCACAGACTCCAAACACAAGTGTGCTGAACCAGGAGAACTCAACTTTTGTCTTCACTCCTGCTAATGAAGAGTTCTGCTTTAACTTCCTCTGA